In Desulfosediminicola ganghwensis, a single window of DNA contains:
- a CDS encoding sigma-54-dependent transcriptional regulator, whose amino-acid sequence MKVEMHILLVDDEPDFSRGLSRLISVEYPEIQISTASSGEEALAAVAGNQVDLVITDLRMPGMDGITLSKKLLEIQPGIKVVLLTGYGTIEKAVEAVRLGAFDFLTKPVASDQLYSTLNKVREYIRLEQENSRLKKMLEGNKSDILLGQSPAMLEVQKSLQMVAVSDYPVLIFGESGTGKELASRMVHQLSNRSDKPFIAVNCPAIPDSLMESELFGYTKGAFTGADKDRDGLIQSANLGTLHLDEIGDISHAMQLKLLRFLQEGEVRPVGSTKTYKTDVRIIASTNQQLEEKVNQNTFRADLYYRLNVVTIHLPPLRERVEDIALLTRFFLDQTCKEMRIEQTGLEPDVLSYLSTKDWPGNVRELQNYIRRLVIFSGGANITMATVGRIENPGQAVPSIDGELGPYKMMKAAVADRFTKNYFEQLFKETSGNVSEAARISGLSRVAIQKLCQRLSLDPGKFR is encoded by the coding sequence ATGAAGGTTGAAATGCATATACTTCTCGTCGATGACGAGCCCGACTTCAGCCGTGGTCTTTCCAGGCTGATTTCGGTGGAATACCCTGAGATACAAATCAGTACTGCCTCAAGCGGTGAAGAGGCTCTGGCCGCAGTTGCCGGTAACCAGGTAGATCTGGTCATCACCGATCTCCGTATGCCAGGCATGGACGGTATTACCCTGTCCAAAAAACTATTGGAGATCCAACCCGGTATCAAGGTTGTGCTCCTGACAGGCTATGGCACCATTGAAAAGGCTGTAGAGGCTGTGCGCCTGGGCGCCTTCGATTTTCTCACCAAACCGGTTGCATCGGATCAGCTCTATAGCACGCTGAATAAGGTAAGAGAATATATCCGGCTCGAGCAGGAGAACAGCCGGCTTAAAAAAATGCTGGAGGGTAACAAGAGCGATATATTGCTCGGTCAGAGCCCGGCAATGCTCGAGGTTCAGAAATCCCTGCAGATGGTTGCAGTTTCCGATTATCCCGTGCTCATCTTCGGTGAATCAGGTACAGGCAAGGAACTCGCCTCCCGCATGGTGCACCAGCTCAGCAACCGTAGCGATAAACCATTTATCGCTGTGAACTGCCCGGCAATTCCCGACTCGCTGATGGAGAGCGAGCTGTTCGGTTATACCAAGGGCGCCTTCACAGGGGCGGACAAGGACAGGGATGGTCTGATCCAATCCGCCAACCTGGGCACCCTGCATCTGGATGAAATCGGTGACATTTCCCACGCCATGCAGTTGAAACTTCTGCGCTTTCTACAGGAAGGAGAGGTTCGCCCGGTAGGTTCCACCAAAACCTATAAAACAGACGTACGCATCATCGCCTCCACCAACCAGCAACTTGAGGAGAAGGTCAACCAAAACACCTTCAGGGCAGATCTCTATTACCGCTTGAATGTGGTGACAATACATTTGCCGCCGCTCAGGGAACGTGTTGAGGATATCGCCCTGCTCACCCGGTTTTTCCTCGACCAGACCTGCAAGGAGATGCGTATCGAACAAACCGGCCTGGAGCCCGATGTACTCTCCTACCTCAGCACCAAGGATTGGCCCGGCAATGTTCGGGAGTTGCAGAATTATATACGAAGACTGGTTATTTTCTCCGGGGGAGCCAATATCACCATGGCCACTGTGGGACGTATCGAAAATCCAGGCCAGGCCGTGCCCAGCATCGATGGCGAACTTGGCCCGTACAAAATGATGAAAGCTGCGGTCGCCGACAGGTTTACCAAAAATTATTTTGAACAACTCTTCAAGGAGACGTCAGGCAATGTCTCGGAGGCTGCCAGGATAAGCGGACTGTCCAGAGTTGCCATTCAAAAACTGTGTCAGCGCCTGAGCCTTGACCCGGGTAAATTCCGCTAG
- a CDS encoding c-type heme family protein → MRIPRLYSLQSKFILGLIFIIMIISVINITGLWFFMQKTLQDEVSTRAEIVLDQVDSVKKYVQLSLRPKMFEEVPDKFIREAMSSSFITRSVMEQNHSASLNYIFRRVAIGARNPEFEANKVEKELVQYFRDNQDQELWTGTKKIREQDVYIMARPVRYGQSCLLCHGDPADSPKELADLYPDSGFYHTLDSIDGIDLVGIPTKEYAAKNDSEFLLYVVIYLTISCLVLFLIYQAFQRVVIVNLRTLTSQFRNSFKDQKGSELLKKVEHGDEVEEMIEAMEGLGQHLYETDKQLKSHTANLEAEVARRTEQLSLENLRRRRDFELFVDILRSLKASQKQSDLWQSVLPVLTRTLGLQSASYICTFSSNRSYSWPPGAMAPALPANHVDLLTRPRIVAQYNTVFIPIGSSDDNIEGLLYLQRPPGKSFSDDEVEMFNAVGRQLGIAAENLAALDSVLRQTNNLQAIFEGITDPLMLIEHPGAIIMANDAANNLLESLAFNDRKQTITQCLVSLGGIEVSELLPENPPYSSKSKEITIDGGRSFLLSTFPLIPAGDQPPRLILSIQENTEHKRVLQQMVQSEKMATVGELAAGLAHELNNPLGVILCYAELLKKSVSDPELQEDINVVLKHTQQAQAVLLDLLNFSRPKVSMSSHTVIGDITEGVTNVFKVKAAKENVTLRCHRSDAHRRVLVEPSVIEHIVLNLLLNALDAVSEANGTIDVYIDYLKETNVVQLRVEDSGTGIDPAIHPYIFDPFFTTKDVNKGTGLGLAIIYRSMEELGGTIEARSLPKGGAVFELNFPASDS, encoded by the coding sequence ATGAGAATTCCCCGACTATATTCACTGCAAAGCAAATTTATCCTAGGCCTGATTTTCATCATAATGATCATCAGTGTCATCAATATCACCGGCCTCTGGTTTTTCATGCAGAAAACCCTGCAGGATGAGGTAAGCACCAGAGCGGAGATCGTTCTCGACCAGGTCGATTCTGTTAAAAAATATGTACAGCTATCCCTGCGCCCAAAGATGTTTGAAGAGGTTCCCGACAAGTTTATAAGAGAAGCGATGTCCTCCTCCTTCATCACCCGCAGCGTCATGGAGCAGAATCATTCCGCTAGCCTGAACTATATTTTCCGACGGGTAGCTATCGGGGCAAGAAATCCCGAATTTGAGGCAAATAAGGTTGAAAAGGAGTTGGTTCAATATTTTCGGGACAACCAGGATCAGGAGCTCTGGACGGGTACAAAGAAGATCAGGGAGCAGGACGTTTACATCATGGCCCGCCCTGTTCGCTACGGTCAGAGTTGCCTGCTCTGCCATGGTGACCCAGCCGACTCCCCCAAAGAATTGGCAGATCTTTATCCGGATTCGGGATTTTATCACACTCTTGATTCCATCGACGGCATAGATCTGGTTGGCATCCCCACCAAAGAGTATGCTGCCAAAAATGACAGTGAGTTCCTGCTCTATGTTGTTATCTACCTGACAATTTCATGCCTGGTTCTATTTCTTATTTATCAGGCATTTCAAAGGGTTGTCATTGTTAACCTGCGCACTCTCACCAGCCAGTTCCGTAATAGTTTTAAAGACCAGAAAGGCAGCGAGTTGCTCAAGAAAGTGGAACACGGCGATGAAGTTGAAGAGATGATAGAAGCCATGGAGGGACTGGGCCAGCATCTCTATGAGACAGACAAACAACTTAAGAGTCACACAGCCAATCTCGAAGCAGAAGTAGCACGCAGAACAGAGCAGCTCTCTTTAGAAAACTTACGCAGGCGCCGGGATTTCGAGCTCTTCGTCGATATTCTCAGGTCACTGAAAGCAAGTCAGAAACAGTCCGATCTCTGGCAATCAGTGTTGCCTGTACTCACCAGGACACTTGGTCTGCAGTCTGCATCATACATCTGCACATTTTCCAGTAACCGCAGCTATAGCTGGCCGCCAGGCGCCATGGCCCCGGCATTGCCTGCAAATCACGTAGATCTTCTCACTCGACCACGGATAGTTGCCCAGTATAACACTGTATTCATTCCCATTGGCAGCAGTGATGATAATATCGAAGGATTATTGTATCTACAGCGCCCTCCCGGTAAAAGCTTCAGCGACGATGAAGTAGAGATGTTTAATGCCGTTGGCCGGCAACTTGGTATCGCTGCAGAGAACCTTGCGGCACTTGATTCCGTATTGCGCCAGACCAACAACCTCCAGGCGATTTTTGAGGGTATCACAGATCCGTTGATGCTGATAGAACACCCGGGGGCGATTATCATGGCCAATGACGCAGCGAACAACCTGCTTGAATCACTTGCCTTTAACGACAGGAAGCAGACCATAACTCAATGCCTTGTGTCCCTCGGCGGCATAGAGGTTTCCGAACTTTTGCCGGAAAATCCACCATACAGCTCAAAATCAAAAGAGATTACTATCGATGGCGGCAGAAGCTTCCTGCTTTCCACCTTCCCGCTGATACCCGCAGGTGACCAGCCTCCTCGTCTTATTCTGTCAATTCAGGAGAATACCGAACACAAACGAGTTCTCCAGCAGATGGTTCAATCGGAGAAAATGGCCACGGTGGGTGAGCTTGCTGCCGGCCTGGCCCATGAGTTGAACAACCCGCTCGGCGTAATTCTCTGTTATGCCGAGCTGCTGAAAAAATCGGTCTCCGACCCTGAATTGCAGGAAGATATCAATGTGGTTCTCAAACATACCCAGCAGGCTCAGGCGGTGCTGCTCGATCTGCTGAACTTTTCCCGACCCAAAGTTTCCATGTCCAGCCACACTGTAATTGGCGATATCACCGAGGGGGTAACCAATGTGTTCAAAGTGAAGGCGGCTAAAGAAAATGTAACCCTTCGCTGTCACCGCTCCGATGCTCATCGCAGGGTATTGGTCGAACCAAGTGTTATTGAACACATCGTACTCAATTTACTCCTTAACGCACTTGACGCGGTTTCGGAGGCAAACGGTACCATAGATGTTTACATTGATTACCTTAAAGAAACAAATGTGGTACAATTGAGGGTCGAAGATAGTGGCACCGGCATTGACCCTGCCATCCACCCCTACATATTCGACCCGTTTTTCACCACCAAGGACGTGAACAAAGGAACAGGCCTGGGACTGGCGATCATCTACCGTTCCATGGAAGAGTTAGGTGGCACTATTGAAGCCCGTTCTTTGCCAAAAGGCGGTGCTGTCTTTGAATTGAATTTCCCCGCCAGCGATAGTTAA